One Moorena sp. SIOASIH DNA segment encodes these proteins:
- a CDS encoding bifunctional serine/threonine-protein kinase/ABC transporter substrate-binding protein has translation MKDLKPNDLLDGRYRVIDTLAQGGFGKTYIAQDTRRPTNPQCVIKQLKPPTNHPKSLENARRLFRTEAETLERLGKHDQIPMLLAYFEEDEEFYLVQEFIEGNTLSREIKPGQSWSESQVRQMLQQVLRALSFIHQNRVIHRDIKPDNIIRRHQDNKLVLVDFGTVKQIRGPNNQVSGTIAVGTPGYMSTEQGRGNPRANSDIYGLGMIAIQAVTGLTINQIQEDPNTGEVIWEPWAKISDDLKSILSKMVRYHFRERYQSATEVIQALESYPQVSVAQQKSVQQPTIIQPTLVPQQHSPVPSTGIPSIPQSGQPQPTEISLPPSQLSATAASSAQPFGGSQSSGVGSQNPRRFLLPIAVATAVIGIVIYLIWLFLFNNTPKTTESPNPSPLATNAQITPTPTPDQSNIQAQISLGEKPLVKTEEVGTPNPKFQAAKQQGMAAMAAGDYDKAVSDFEAAIRKYPNAPETLIYLNNARIGNQKSYTIAVAGPIATDPDGTLAILRGVAQAQDEINKTGGINGVPLKVVITSDDQNPDTAKQIASALVNNPEILGVIGHSASSVTLAAGEVYNSGKLAAMSAVSTSVKLSNFSPYVFRSVPNDAFSARALANYMLTQFKNQNAAVFYNSKSDYSKSLRTEFVTAVSLGGGQVVDEIDISNPDFNPATRVEQAIQRGAQVLFLAPNPAFLDQALEVVKVNGKRLSLLGGDVMYSPKTLEKGAENAVEMVVAVFWDIDSNPQSDFVRKSKALWNAEVNWRTAMAYDGTQALIEALKRNPTRAGVQEALSSSDFVAPGVSGSIRFLRSGDRNGSVQLVKILPKQNTSSGYDFLPIPSN, from the coding sequence ATGAAAGACCTCAAGCCAAATGATTTACTTGATGGGCGTTATCGAGTAATTGATACCCTAGCCCAAGGTGGATTTGGGAAAACTTACATTGCCCAAGATACCCGCCGACCCACTAATCCCCAGTGTGTTATCAAACAACTGAAGCCACCTACCAACCATCCCAAATCCTTGGAAAATGCCAGACGTTTGTTCCGAACTGAAGCCGAAACTCTAGAGAGACTGGGGAAGCATGACCAAATTCCGATGCTTTTAGCTTACTTCGAGGAAGATGAAGAGTTTTACCTGGTTCAAGAGTTTATTGAAGGAAACACCCTCAGCCGTGAAATCAAACCTGGTCAAAGCTGGTCTGAAAGCCAAGTTCGTCAAATGCTTCAGCAAGTCTTGAGAGCTCTCAGCTTTATCCACCAAAATCGAGTTATCCATCGTGATATCAAGCCCGATAATATTATCCGACGACATCAGGATAATAAGCTTGTTTTAGTTGACTTCGGTACAGTCAAGCAAATTCGCGGACCCAACAATCAAGTCAGTGGCACAATCGCTGTTGGAACCCCTGGTTATATGTCCACAGAACAAGGTAGAGGTAATCCTCGTGCCAACAGTGATATTTATGGCCTTGGTATGATTGCTATCCAGGCAGTAACTGGCTTAACTATTAATCAAATTCAAGAAGACCCTAATACTGGAGAAGTGATTTGGGAACCTTGGGCAAAGATCAGTGATGATTTAAAGTCGATTCTTTCTAAGATGGTGCGCTACCATTTTAGGGAACGTTACCAGTCTGCCACAGAGGTTATACAGGCTCTTGAGTCATACCCACAAGTCTCAGTAGCACAACAGAAATCGGTACAACAGCCCACAATAATACAACCCACACTAGTTCCGCAACAGCACTCTCCAGTCCCCTCAACAGGTATTCCATCAATACCACAGTCTGGGCAACCTCAACCGACAGAGATTTCATTACCACCATCTCAACTTTCGGCAACAGCAGCCTCATCGGCGCAACCGTTTGGTGGGTCTCAGTCTTCGGGAGTTGGATCTCAAAACCCTCGTCGCTTCTTGCTTCCCATCGCTGTTGCCACTGCTGTTATTGGCATCGTTATCTATTTAATCTGGTTATTTTTATTTAATAACACTCCCAAGACTACGGAGTCACCCAACCCATCACCTCTTGCTACGAATGCTCAAATTACTCCAACTCCAACACCTGATCAGAGTAATATTCAAGCTCAAATTAGCCTTGGGGAAAAGCCACTAGTTAAAACAGAAGAGGTAGGCACTCCAAATCCCAAATTTCAAGCTGCCAAACAACAGGGTATGGCAGCCATGGCTGCTGGTGATTATGACAAAGCCGTGAGTGACTTTGAAGCAGCAATTCGGAAATACCCCAACGCTCCTGAAACTCTAATTTATCTCAATAATGCTCGCATTGGTAATCAGAAATCCTATACTATTGCTGTCGCTGGACCGATTGCTACTGACCCCGATGGCACATTAGCAATTTTGCGTGGCGTTGCTCAAGCTCAAGATGAAATCAATAAAACTGGGGGAATTAATGGTGTACCCCTCAAAGTAGTCATTACTAGTGATGATCAAAATCCCGATACTGCTAAACAAATTGCTTCAGCGTTGGTCAACAATCCGGAAATATTAGGTGTAATTGGTCATTCCGCTAGCAGTGTAACCTTAGCCGCAGGAGAAGTATATAATTCCGGTAAACTAGCCGCCATGTCTGCCGTTAGTACTTCCGTAAAGTTGTCAAACTTTAGCCCGTATGTATTTCGCTCAGTGCCAAATGATGCTTTTTCAGCCAGAGCCTTAGCTAACTACATGCTTACCCAGTTTAAAAATCAGAATGCAGCGGTTTTCTATAATTCTAAGAGTGACTACAGTAAGTCTCTCAGAACTGAATTTGTCACAGCGGTTTCCCTAGGAGGAGGACAAGTTGTTGATGAGATTGACATCTCCAATCCAGATTTTAATCCTGCTACACGTGTAGAACAAGCGATTCAGCGGGGAGCACAGGTGCTATTTTTAGCTCCTAACCCAGCATTTCTAGATCAAGCTTTGGAGGTTGTTAAGGTCAATGGTAAACGTCTAAGTCTGTTGGGAGGAGATGTAATGTATTCTCCCAAAACTTTAGAGAAAGGTGCAGAAAACGCTGTTGAAATGGTGGTAGCTGTTTTTTGGGATATTGATAGCAACCCTCAGTCAGACTTTGTCCGTAAATCCAAAGCCCTTTGGAATGCTGAGGTTAACTGGCGCACAGCCATGGCTTACGATGGAACCCAAGCTTTGATAGAAGCCCTCAAACGTAATCCTACTCGTGCTGGTGTTCAAGAAGCCCTATCATCCTCAGACTTTGTAGCGCCTGGAGTATCTGGTTCAATTCGGTTTTTGCGTTCAGGCGATCGCAATGGCTCAGTCCAACTGGTAAAAATTCTTCCCAAGCAGAACACTTCCAGCGGTTACGATTTCCTTCCCATACCCTCTAATTAG